From one Odontesthes bonariensis isolate fOdoBon6 chromosome 14, fOdoBon6.hap1, whole genome shotgun sequence genomic stretch:
- the lrrc8da gene encoding volume-regulated anion channel subunit LRRC8D, whose protein sequence is MMFTLAEVASLNDIQPTYRILKPWWDVFMDYLGLVMLMLAIFAMTMQITKDHVACLPCLEEPEEATGAKSNLADAQDMASSAATGAPVAFTIPLVSKAPNEIHETQQHAAAAAAAAAEKYTNQPQPTGIKTNLDFQQYVFINQICYHVALPWYSKYFPYLTLIHTLILMVSSNFWFKYPKTSSKIEHFVSILGRCFESPWTTKALSETACEDSEENKQRLTGTSSTPQQVSLEGKDEGTNVNQSTPMLGIKFSADKPIAEVPSSMTILDKKDGEQAKALFEKVRKFRAHVEDSDFIYKLYVAQTAVKTVKFILILSYTSTFLAEINFKHDCEPDIKQLTGYKKFFCTHNMAFMLNKLLITYMALILIYGMTCLYSLFWVFRRPLKEYSFEKVREESSFSDIPDVKNDFAFLLHMVDQYDQLYSKRFGVFLSEVSENKLREISLNHEWTFEKLRQLVTRNAQDQQELHLFMLSGLPNAVFDLTDLEVLKLELIPEVRFSAKVSQMTSLQELHLCHCPAKVEQTAFAFLRDHLRCLHVKFTDVAEIPPWVYLLRSLRELNLIGNLSSENNKMIGLESMRDLRHLKTLCLKSNLTKMPTNITELSPHLIRLIVHNDGTKLLVLNSLKKMTNLIELELYSCELERIPHAIFSLTNLQELDLKLNNIRTIEEIISFQHLKRLTCLKLWHNKIITIPSSIGQVKSLESLHLSHNKLESLPPALFTLPKLRHLDVSHNSITVLPPDVGLLHNLQHLAIHSNKLEVLPKPLFRNTKLKVLCVGHNALTTLPETVGQLVQLTQLELRGNCLDRLPAQLGNCRLLRKNGLIVEDHLFDTLPVEVKESISRETNVSFTSGL, encoded by the exons A TGATGTTCACTCTCGCTGAGGTTGCATCCTTGAACGACATCCAGCCAACATACCGCATCTTAAAGCCATGGTGGGACGTATTTATGGACTACCTGGGATTGGTCATGCTTATGCTGGCCATATTTGCAATGACCATGCAGATCACCAAGGATCATGTGGCTTGTCTTCCATGTCTGGAAGAACCAGAGGAGGCCACTGGAGCTAAATCCAACTTGGCAGATGCACAGGATATGGCCTCATCAGCAGCAACTGGTGCCCCTGTTGCATTCACCATCCCATTGGTTAGCAAAGCCCCCAATGAAATCCACGAAACACagcaacatgctgctgctgctgctgctgctgctgcagagaaaTATACCAATCAGCCTCAACCGACGGGCATCAAAACCAACCTGGACTTTCAACAATATGTCTTTATCAACCAAATATGTTACCATGTTGCCTTGCCCTGGTATTCCAAGTACTTTCCGTACCTCACACTCATCCACACCCTTATTCTTATGGTCAGTAGCAATTTCTGGTTCAAATAtcccaaaacaagttcaaagatTGAGCATTTTGTTTCTATCCTGGGTAGATGTTTTGAGTCTCCTTGGACTACAAAGGCTTTGTCTGAAACGGCTTGTGAGGACTCAGAGGAGAACAAACAGAGGTTGACAGGCACTTCTTCAACACCACAGCAGGTGTCTTTAGAGGGAAAGGATGAAGGTACAAATGTCAACCAGTCCACACCCATGCTTGGAATAAAGTTTTCTGCAGACAAGCCCATTGCAGAGGTTCCAAGCAGTATGACAATCCTGGATAAAAAGGATGGGGAGCAGGCCAAAGCCCTATTTGAGAAGGTGCGAAAATTCAGAGCCCATGTGGAGGACAGTGATTTTATTTACAAGCTCTATGTAGCACAGACCGCTGTCAAAACTGTCAAGTTTATTTTGATATTGTCTTACACTTCAACCTTTTTGGCTGAAATAAATTTCAAGCATGATTGTGAGCCTGATATAAAACAATTGACAGGATATAAAAAGTTCTTCTGTACGCACAACATGGCTTTTATGCTAAACAAGCTGCTCATTACTTACATGGCATTGATTTTGATCTATGGGATGACATGCCTATACTCTCTGTTCTGGGTGTTTCGAAGACCTCTGAAAGAGTATTCATTTGAGAAGGTGCGTGAAGAGAGCAGCTTTAGTGACATTCCTGATGTCAAAAATGATTTTGCATTCCTCTTACACATGGTTGACCAATACGATCAACTTTACTCCAAGCGCTTTGGTGTTTTCTTGTCTGAGGTCAGTGAGAACAAGCTGAGGGAGATCAGCCTCAATCACGAGTGGACCTTTGAAAAACTGAGGCAGCTTGTTACCCGTAATGCGCAAGACCAGCAGGAGTTGCACCTATTCATGCTTTCCGGTCTTCCAAATGCAGTGTTTGACCTCACAGACTTGGAAGTCCTGAAACTGGAGCTGATTCCTGAGGTAAGGTTTTCAGCCAAGGTCTCCCAAATGACGAGCCTGCAAGAGCTGCATCTTTGCCACTGTCCGGCTAAAGTAGAGCAGACAGCTTTTGCTTTCCTCCGGGATCATCTCCGCTGCCTTCATGTCAAGTTCACAGATGTTGCTGAGATCCCACCTTGGGTTTATCTGTTGAGGAGTCTGAGGGAGCTAAACTTAATTGGCAACTTGAGCtcagaaaacaacaaaatgatTGGTCTAGAATCCATGCGAGATTTGAGGCATTTAAAGACCTTATGCCTAAAGAGCAACCTCACAAAAATGCccacaaacatcacagagcTTTCGCCACATTTGATTCGGTTAATTGTACACAATGATGGTACAAAACTGCTGGTACTGAACAGTCTGAAAAAAATGACTAACCTAATTGAACTGGAGCTGTACAGCTGTGAACTGGAGAGGATCCCACATGCTATTTTCAGCTTGACCAACTTACAAGAACTTGACTTAAAGTTGAACAACATCAGAACCATCGAGGAGATCATCAGCTTCCAGCACCTCAAGAGGCTTACATGTCTTAAACTGTGGCACAACAAAATCATCACCATCCCATCATCCATTGGCCAGGTCAAGTCTCTTGAGTCGCTCCACCTCTCTCACAACAAACTAGAGTCCTTGCCTCCAGCCTTGTTCACTCTTCCTAAACTGCGCCACTTGGATGTGAGCCATAACTCCATCACGGTGCTTCCACCAGATGTGGGTCTCCTCCACAACCTCCAGCACTTAGCCATCCACTCGAACAAGCTGGAAGTACTGCCCAAGCCTCTATTCAGAAACACCAAGCTGAAGGTGCTGTGCGTGGGGCACAATGCGCTCACCACGCTGCCAGAGACCGTGGGTCAACTGGTCCAGCTCACTCAGCTGGAGCTCAGAGGAAACTGCCTGGACCGACTGCCGGCCCAGTTAGGAAACTGCCGCCTGCTTCGCAAAAATGGCCTTATTGTGGAGGACCATCTTTTTGACACACTGCCTGTGGAAGTTAAGGAGAGCATCAGCCGAGAAACAAATGTGTCCTTTACAAGTGGCTTATAG
- the LOC142399416 gene encoding uncharacterized protein LOC142399416 gives MNRPNRIPFTPPEIVKTSVSGYKQLLPVRVPQEFMEAMQRISGTSDMAAKTQPKKAQSPPGRWRSSFTPINKQGGSFQDKGSSSERTELYDPSSPLSSDSESEMSQAKGRNLLSPSHDKNLSHRRSSPDRVRHDNRCWESSNSEPRGQSLDNRCEFTSRTRPTENKGISPGHILPERGTYSPDAESPDRPGFAFTSGPLDQRGCCPESPPHGPATQRFPVSYGGQITNGEERITLPEYRREVTTTHRLSPPRLKRDYPHQLGYVETGLDQEPPSRKMTKREGRTVRMDSCPITCDLCDVELANAQELEAHLDSKSHWDTLEHIQLNKNYDDLAIAFLQEVMLYKSHHCSRAIEDSALQALQENAHMTKVEMFHCAACKVYIYTSAAEVQTHITSQEHLSKTKEFEVQQRRACLDKADIMIKELKPQFEHFLKGGCLFE, from the exons ATGAACCGTCCGAACAGAATTCCATTCACCCCCCCAGAAATAGTTAAAACAAGTGTTTCAGGGTACAAACAGCTGCTGCCTGTAAG AGTACCCCAGGAATTCATGGAGGCCATGCAACGTATATCAGGAACATCTGACATGGCTGCCAAGACTCAACCAAAGAAAG cGCAATCTCCTCCTGGAAGATGGAGATCTTCCTTCACACCAATAAACAAACAGGGTGGGAGTTTTCAGGACAAAGGCTCAAGCAGTGAGAG GACTGAGCTTTATGACCCTAGCAGTCCTTTGTCATCTGATTCTGAGTCTGAGATGTCACAAGCCAAAGGCCGCAACCTCCTGTCACCCAGTCATGATAAGAACCTGAGTCATCGGCGGTCGTCTCCAGATAGAGTCCGTCATGACAACAGATGCTGGGAGTCATCCAACTCTGAGCCCAGGGGCCAGTCCCTTGACAACAGATGTGAATTTACCAGCAGAACTAGACCCACTGAGAACAAAGGTATCAGTCCAGGGCATATATTGCCTGAAAGAGGGACTTACAGCCCAGATGCTGAGTCACCTGATCGTCCAGGTTTTGCCTTCACAAGTGGACCACTGGACCAAAGAGGTTGCTGTCCTGAAAGTCCTCCTCATGGCCCCGCCACTCAGCGGTTCCCTGTATCTTATGGAGGACAGATAACTAATGGAGAGGAGAGGATAACATTGCCAGAATATAGGAGAGAG GTGACCACTACACATAGACTATCCCCGCCCAGATTAAAGCGGGATTATCCACATCAGTTGGGATATGTTGAAACGG GACTGGACCAAGAACCACCTTCCAGAAAAATGACAAAGAGAGAGGGCAGAACTGTAAGAATGGACAG TTGTCCTATCACCTGTGACCTTTGTGATGTCGAACTGGCCAATGCGCAGGAGCTTGAGGCTCATTTGGACAGCAAAAGCCACTGGGATACACTGGAGCATATTCAGCTGAACAAAAATTATGATGATCTGGCTATAGCATTTCTACAG GAAGTCATGCTATATAAAAGCCATCATTGTAGCCGGGCCATAGAGGACAGTGCACTTCAAG CTCTGCAGGAAAATGCCCACATGACAAAGGTGGAAATGTTTCATTGTGCTGCTTGTAAAGTCTATATATacacatctgcagctgaggttCAGACTCACATCACCTCTCAGGAACACCTCTCCAAGACAAAG GAGTTTGAAGTGCAGCAGAGACGGGCTTGCCTCGACAAagcagacatcatgatcaaagagctTAAACCGCAGTTTGAACACTTCCTGAAG ggTGGCTGCCTGTTTGAATGA